One Agrococcus jenensis genomic region harbors:
- a CDS encoding DedA family protein, which yields MLPTILQSVPDTSELTGVAGWAVGLMEAVGAPGAAIAIAAENLFPPIPSEVILPLAGLTAAAGGFTLAEAIIWTTSGSVVGALLLYALGRVLGHERLSRIAAKMPLVRASDIDKTTAWFSKHGWKTVLFGRFLPIFRSLISIPAGIERMPVLLFLGLTAVGSAIWNTIFIMLGFTLGQNWHVIEPYMDWLQWLVVAAVIVVIAWWVTRRMLLNRREGKHLFHGE from the coding sequence ATGCTCCCGACGATCCTGCAGTCCGTTCCCGACACGTCCGAGCTCACCGGCGTCGCTGGCTGGGCCGTCGGGCTCATGGAGGCGGTCGGAGCGCCGGGAGCGGCGATCGCCATCGCCGCAGAGAACCTCTTCCCGCCCATCCCGAGCGAAGTCATCCTCCCGCTCGCCGGGCTCACCGCCGCAGCCGGCGGCTTCACGCTCGCGGAGGCGATCATCTGGACGACGAGCGGCTCCGTCGTCGGCGCCCTGCTGCTCTACGCGCTCGGCCGCGTCCTGGGCCACGAGCGGCTCTCGCGCATCGCGGCGAAGATGCCGCTCGTGCGGGCGAGCGACATCGACAAGACCACCGCGTGGTTCTCCAAGCACGGGTGGAAGACCGTGCTCTTCGGGAGGTTCCTGCCCATCTTCCGCAGCCTCATCTCGATCCCTGCGGGGATCGAGCGGATGCCCGTGCTGCTCTTCCTCGGCCTCACCGCGGTCGGCTCCGCCATCTGGAACACGATCTTCATCATGCTGGGCTTCACGCTGGGCCAGAACTGGCACGTCATCGAGCCCTACATGGATTGGCTGCAGTGGCTCGTGGTCGCTGCGGTGATCGTCGTGATCGCCTGGTGGGTGACCCGCCGCATGCTGCTCAACCGCCGCGAGGGGAAGCACCTCTTCCACGGCGAGTGA
- a CDS encoding pyridoxamine 5'-phosphate oxidase family protein, translated as MDAPLPPLPAPRRDRARLPEGYGLPADDDGLLDWADVEARLVAAKHYWISSVRPDGRPHSIPRWGVWVDGRWWYDGAPTTQHARNTQRNPAVTLTLESGTQVVIVEGTSVATGAEPDGPGERLSAAFGKYADDGYAPAPDAWSGDDGGGLRVVTPERVLAWFSFPKDVTRFRW; from the coding sequence ATGGACGCTCCCCTGCCGCCGCTGCCTGCTCCGCGTCGTGATCGCGCTCGACTGCCCGAGGGCTACGGTCTCCCCGCCGACGACGACGGCCTGCTCGACTGGGCCGACGTCGAGGCGCGCCTCGTCGCCGCGAAGCACTACTGGATCTCGTCGGTGCGACCGGACGGCCGGCCCCACAGCATCCCCCGCTGGGGCGTCTGGGTCGACGGCCGCTGGTGGTACGACGGCGCACCGACCACGCAGCACGCCCGGAACACCCAGCGCAACCCGGCCGTCACGCTCACGCTCGAGAGCGGCACCCAGGTCGTGATCGTCGAGGGCACCTCGGTCGCCACCGGAGCAGAGCCCGACGGCCCGGGCGAGCGCCTCTCGGCGGCGTTCGGCAAGTACGCCGACGACGGCTACGCGCCCGCGCCGGACGCCTGGTCCGGCGACGACGGCGGCGGGCTGCGCGTCGTCACGCCCGAGCGGGTGCTCGCCTGGTTCTCGTTCCCGAAGGACGTCACGCGCTTCCGCTGGTGA
- a CDS encoding HAD family hydrolase: protein MAGALLFDMDGTLIDSEPMWHDQMRVFARHHGIEWTADDAHWTTGRPMVEWAERMRERGVTMDAPSIIATVAGAVAALVRDDVPWLPGSLALLERVAEAGIPAALITNASAENARAMLEAAPEGALRFAISADDVSRSKPDPEPYARAIERLGADAAASIAFEDSGSGARAATAAGARLWFLTTQLTASPVPAERTIGTLADVDADELFAALGGAVPAT from the coding sequence ATGGCCGGTGCTCTGCTGTTCGACATGGACGGGACCCTCATCGACTCGGAGCCCATGTGGCACGACCAGATGCGCGTCTTCGCCCGCCACCACGGCATCGAGTGGACCGCCGACGACGCGCACTGGACGACCGGCAGGCCGATGGTCGAGTGGGCGGAGCGGATGCGCGAGCGCGGCGTGACGATGGACGCCCCGTCGATCATCGCGACGGTCGCGGGCGCCGTCGCGGCGCTCGTGCGCGACGACGTGCCGTGGCTGCCCGGCAGCCTCGCCCTGCTCGAGCGCGTCGCCGAGGCCGGCATCCCCGCGGCGCTCATCACGAACGCGTCGGCGGAGAACGCCCGCGCGATGCTCGAGGCTGCGCCGGAGGGCGCGCTGCGCTTCGCGATCTCCGCCGACGACGTGTCGCGCTCGAAGCCCGATCCCGAGCCCTACGCCCGCGCGATCGAGCGGCTCGGCGCCGACGCCGCCGCATCCATCGCCTTCGAGGACTCCGGCAGCGGGGCGCGCGCCGCGACCGCGGCAGGCGCCCGGCTGTGGTTCCTCACGACGCAGCTCACCGCATCCCCGGTGCCGGCCGAGCGCACGATCGGCACGCTCGCCGACGTCGACGCCGACGAGCTCTTCGCCGCGCTCGGCGGCGCGGTCCCCGCGACGTAG
- the orn gene encoding oligoribonuclease codes for MAAADRIVWIDCEMTGLDPSVDELVEIAVVVTDFELEVLDPGLQIVIKPSDAALAQMGDFVRTMHATSGLDQELAHGVSLAEAELEVLEYVQRFVPVERSAPLGGNTIGTDRMFIARYMPTLDGFLHYRSIDVSSIKELSRRWFPRAYFQAPEKAGGHRALADILESIRELRYYRRAVFTDAPGRPSDELQGIAREVTEGFGELLPE; via the coding sequence GTGGCTGCTGCTGATCGGATCGTCTGGATCGACTGCGAGATGACGGGGCTCGACCCGTCGGTCGACGAGCTCGTCGAGATCGCGGTCGTCGTCACCGACTTCGAGCTCGAGGTGCTCGACCCGGGGCTGCAGATCGTCATCAAGCCCTCCGACGCCGCGCTCGCGCAGATGGGCGACTTCGTGCGGACGATGCACGCGACGAGCGGCCTCGACCAGGAGCTCGCGCACGGCGTCTCGCTCGCCGAGGCCGAGCTCGAGGTGCTCGAGTACGTGCAGCGCTTCGTGCCGGTCGAGCGATCGGCCCCGCTCGGCGGCAACACGATCGGCACCGATCGGATGTTCATCGCGCGCTACATGCCGACCCTCGACGGCTTCCTGCACTACCGCTCGATCGACGTGTCGAGCATCAAGGAGCTGTCGCGCCGCTGGTTCCCCCGTGCCTACTTCCAGGCGCCCGAGAAGGCCGGCGGGCACCGCGCGCTCGCCGACATCCTCGAGTCGATCCGCGAGCTGCGCTACTACCGCCGCGCGGTCTTCACGGACGCGCCGGGCCGTCCGAGCGACGAGCTGCAGGGCATCGCCCGCGAGGTGACCGAGGGATTCGGCGAGCTGCTGCCCGAGTGA
- a CDS encoding DUF3253 domain-containing protein, with translation MTDDAMETAILELLATRRPGATICPSDAARRVAGDDPTAWRPRMDDARAAAARLVDRGEVVITQRGDPVDPELARGPIRIRRIHDEQAPEDE, from the coding sequence ATGACCGACGACGCGATGGAGACCGCGATCCTCGAGCTGCTCGCGACCCGACGGCCGGGCGCGACCATCTGCCCGAGCGACGCGGCACGGCGCGTGGCGGGCGACGATCCGACGGCGTGGCGGCCGCGCATGGACGACGCACGAGCGGCGGCCGCACGGCTCGTCGACCGCGGCGAGGTCGTCATCACGCAGCGCGGGGATCCGGTCGATCCGGAGCTCGCGCGCGGGCCCATCCGCATCCGCCGCATCCATGACGAGCAGGCGCCCGAAGACGAGTGA
- a CDS encoding siderophore-interacting protein gives MSIPGRAPRPNRPQHVMEVVRTERIAPSLVRVWIGGPGFRTFVPNDFTDAYVKLHFVKPELGLEPPYDLAALRETLAPDDLPVTRTYSVRAVAPDSIALDFVVHGDAGIAGPWAARVQPGERVVFGGPGGAFAPDPAADWHLFAGDESALPAIARAIEALPEHARGIAVLEVRDGSEEIALRHPDGVEVQWLHRGEPSEATIGLLAATVGAIAWPAGRVQVFAHGERESMKAMREQLFTQRGLERSQVSLSGYWALGRTEDRFQAEKREPIGVVLPPA, from the coding sequence ATGAGCATCCCCGGTCGCGCGCCCCGCCCCAACCGCCCGCAGCACGTCATGGAGGTCGTCCGCACCGAGCGGATCGCGCCGAGCCTCGTGCGGGTGTGGATCGGCGGCCCGGGGTTCCGCACCTTCGTGCCGAACGACTTCACCGACGCCTACGTGAAGCTCCACTTCGTGAAGCCCGAGCTCGGTCTCGAGCCGCCCTACGACCTCGCCGCGCTGCGCGAGACGCTCGCGCCCGACGACCTGCCGGTCACGCGCACGTACTCGGTGCGGGCCGTCGCGCCCGACTCGATCGCGCTCGACTTCGTCGTGCACGGCGACGCCGGCATCGCGGGCCCCTGGGCGGCGCGGGTCCAGCCGGGGGAGCGGGTCGTCTTCGGCGGCCCGGGTGGCGCCTTCGCGCCCGACCCCGCCGCCGACTGGCACCTGTTCGCCGGCGACGAGTCGGCGCTCCCGGCGATCGCGCGCGCGATCGAGGCGCTCCCCGAGCATGCCCGCGGCATCGCGGTGCTCGAGGTGAGGGACGGCTCGGAGGAGATCGCGCTCCGGCACCCGGACGGCGTCGAGGTGCAGTGGCTGCACCGAGGCGAGCCGAGCGAGGCGACGATCGGGCTGCTCGCCGCCACCGTGGGCGCGATCGCATGGCCTGCGGGCCGGGTGCAGGTCTTCGCGCACGGCGAGCGGGAGTCGATGAAGGCGATGCGCGAGCAGCTCTTCACGCAGCGCGGCCTCGAGCGATCGCAGGTGTCGCTCTCGGGCTACTGGGCGCTCGGCCGCACGGAGGACCGCTTCCAGGCCGAGAAGCGCGAGCCGATCGGCGTGGTGCTGCCGCCCGCATGA
- a CDS encoding metallopeptidase family protein translates to MLDLDQGAFETLVTEVLDALPDEMVEGLDNVVFLVEDEHPDEDLLGIYEGVAITERGQYGFGELPDRIMVYRLPHLETTETLEELRAEVRTTLVHEIAHFYGLDDEQLHELGWA, encoded by the coding sequence ATGCTGGACCTCGACCAGGGTGCGTTCGAGACGCTCGTCACCGAGGTGCTCGACGCACTGCCGGATGAGATGGTCGAGGGCCTCGACAACGTCGTCTTCCTCGTCGAGGACGAGCACCCGGACGAGGACCTGCTCGGCATCTACGAGGGCGTCGCGATCACCGAGCGCGGGCAGTACGGCTTCGGCGAGCTGCCCGACCGCATCATGGTCTACCGCCTGCCGCACCTCGAGACGACCGAGACGCTCGAGGAGCTGCGCGCCGAGGTGCGCACGACGCTCGTGCACGAGATCGCGCACTTCTACGGCCTCGACGACGAGCAGCTGCACGAGCTGGGCTGGGCGTAG
- a CDS encoding NAD(P)-dependent alcohol dehydrogenase, with protein MPIRTRALQKTAPDQPFRIAEIERRDPRPNDVVIAIKAAGICHSDIHTIRDEWGAAPFPLTVGHEIAGVVEAVGDAVTRHAVGDRVGVGCMVDSCGECEQCTADQEQDCLNGTVGTYASVDRDGTVTQGGYSEHVVVDERFVLRIPEGIELDVAAPLLCAGITLYSPIDRWGVGPGTKVAVVGLGGLGHMGVQLAAAKGAEVTVLSRSLSKADLAAELGAARTVATGEEGWAEAHRGEFDVILNTVSADLDLGMYLSTLKPHGAMVNVGLPPEPQQLSLGSLIGGGKVLAGSNIGGIRQTQEMLDFCAEHGIGAVIERIGVDDVDAAYDRVVDGDVRFRFVIDTATFAAATA; from the coding sequence ATGCCCATCCGCACCCGAGCCCTGCAGAAGACCGCACCCGACCAGCCGTTCCGGATCGCCGAGATCGAGCGGCGCGACCCGCGCCCGAACGACGTGGTGATCGCCATCAAGGCCGCCGGCATCTGCCACAGCGACATCCACACGATCCGCGACGAGTGGGGCGCTGCGCCGTTCCCGCTCACCGTCGGCCACGAGATCGCCGGCGTCGTCGAGGCGGTCGGAGACGCCGTCACCCGGCACGCCGTCGGCGACCGCGTGGGCGTCGGCTGCATGGTCGACTCGTGCGGCGAGTGCGAGCAGTGCACCGCCGACCAGGAGCAGGACTGCCTGAACGGCACCGTCGGCACCTACGCATCCGTCGACCGCGACGGCACCGTCACGCAGGGCGGCTACAGCGAGCACGTCGTCGTCGACGAGCGCTTCGTGCTGCGCATCCCGGAGGGGATCGAGCTCGACGTCGCGGCGCCGCTGCTGTGCGCGGGCATCACGCTCTACTCGCCGATCGACCGCTGGGGTGTGGGCCCCGGCACGAAGGTCGCGGTCGTCGGGCTCGGCGGCCTCGGCCACATGGGCGTGCAGCTCGCGGCCGCGAAGGGCGCGGAGGTGACCGTGCTCTCGCGCTCGCTCTCGAAGGCCGACCTCGCGGCCGAGCTCGGCGCCGCGCGCACCGTCGCGACCGGTGAGGAGGGCTGGGCGGAGGCGCACCGCGGCGAGTTCGACGTCATCCTCAACACGGTGAGCGCGGATCTCGACCTCGGCATGTACCTCTCGACGCTCAAGCCGCACGGCGCGATGGTCAACGTGGGGCTGCCGCCCGAGCCGCAGCAGCTGTCGCTCGGCTCGCTGATCGGCGGCGGCAAGGTGCTCGCCGGCTCGAACATCGGCGGGATCCGGCAGACGCAGGAGATGCTCGACTTCTGCGCCGAGCACGGGATCGGCGCGGTCATCGAGCGGATCGGCGTCGACGACGTGGATGCGGCCTACGACCGGGTGGTCGACGGCGACGTGCGCTTCCGCTTCGTGATCGACACGGCGACCTTCGCAGCTGCCACCGCCTGA